One genomic segment of Gottschalkia acidurici 9a includes these proteins:
- a CDS encoding PspC domain-containing protein, giving the protein MNKQIYRSNTNRVIGGVCGGLGEYLDISSDIVRVLWALMTFVSGGFGFLLYILCLVLIPQAPLGYHQEQGFDFNSGFNNTLNLNNKKTKIILGGALICIGVILTLKKLFNIDDVFIYSIVLILVGVYIIAKGGKE; this is encoded by the coding sequence TTGAATAAGCAAATTTATCGTTCTAATACTAATAGAGTAATTGGTGGAGTATGTGGCGGACTTGGTGAATATTTAGATATAAGTTCTGATATTGTGAGAGTTTTATGGGCCTTAATGACATTTGTTTCTGGTGGTTTTGGTTTTTTACTATATATATTATGTTTAGTATTAATTCCTCAGGCACCATTAGGATATCATCAAGAGCAGGGCTTTGATTTTAATAGTGGATTTAATAATACTTTAAATCTTAACAATAAAAAAACCAAAATTATATTAGGCGGTGCACTAATATGTATTGGAGTTATTCTTACTCTAAAAAAACTGTTTAATATTGATGATGTATTCATATACTCTATAGTTCTTATATTAGTTGGGGTATATATTATAGCCAAAGGAGGAAAAGAATAG
- a CDS encoding FHA domain-containing protein — MFNVLSLIFRYVFILLIYLFMLGIIRLIYLDIKSMYSLEGDGTSYLKLINRKETIPYKVKEEYVLCQEVSIGRGNQNDIVLRDPYISKEHARIILDENEYFLEDLNSANGTYLNNEKVLDVIRLKNGDRIKLGQIEFLFVYRD; from the coding sequence ATGTTTAATGTGCTATCTTTAATATTCAGGTATGTTTTTATACTACTTATATACCTTTTTATGCTTGGAATTATTAGACTTATTTACTTAGATATTAAAAGTATGTACTCTCTGGAAGGTGATGGAACTAGCTATCTTAAGCTTATAAACAGAAAAGAAACAATTCCTTATAAAGTAAAAGAAGAGTATGTTTTATGTCAAGAAGTAAGCATAGGAAGAGGAAATCAAAATGATATAGTTCTTAGAGATCCTTATATATCAAAGGAACATGCCAGAATTATATTAGACGAAAATGAATATTTTTTAGAAGATTTAAATAGTGCCAATGGTACATATCTAAATAATGAAAAAGTATTAGATGTGATAAGGTTAAAAAATGGAGATAGAATTAAATTAGGACAAATAGAATTTCTATTTGTATATAGAGACTAA
- a CDS encoding ABC transporter permease, with the protein MVGKKRLEKIYTAIIFIFLYAPIVVLMIYSFNESKSRGNWGGFTLKWYKDLLQNREIMTSLYYTLLIAGLSSIISTIIGTLAAIGIYDMKSINKKIALNINYLPILNPDIVTGVALMTLFMFVKMELGFLSLLLAHVTFCIPYVILSVLPKLRQLNKHLTEAAMDLGAKPLYAFRKVILPEIMPGIITGALMAFTLSIDDFVISFFTTGNGVSNLSITIYSMARRGINPMINALSTLMFLAVLGLLLIINFRTTKDKKERI; encoded by the coding sequence ATGGTAGGAAAAAAAAGATTAGAAAAGATATATACAGCCATAATCTTCATATTTCTATATGCACCCATAGTAGTGCTAATGATATACTCGTTTAACGAATCCAAGTCCAGAGGAAATTGGGGAGGATTTACGTTAAAGTGGTATAAAGACTTGCTTCAAAATAGAGAGATAATGACATCACTGTACTATACATTACTGATAGCAGGATTATCGTCAATAATATCTACAATAATAGGTACATTAGCAGCAATAGGAATATATGATATGAAATCAATAAATAAAAAGATAGCACTTAATATAAATTACTTGCCGATATTAAACCCTGATATAGTAACAGGGGTAGCACTTATGACATTGTTTATGTTTGTGAAAATGGAGCTCGGCTTTTTAAGTTTGCTTTTAGCTCATGTGACATTCTGTATACCATATGTAATACTTTCAGTATTACCTAAGTTGAGACAACTAAATAAGCATCTAACAGAGGCAGCTATGGATTTAGGAGCAAAGCCACTTTATGCTTTTAGAAAAGTAATACTTCCAGAAATAATGCCAGGAATAATAACTGGTGCACTTATGGCGTTTACACTTTCCATAGATGACTTTGTTATTAGCTTCTTTACTACTGGCAATGGAGTTTCAAACTTATCAATAACTATATATTCAATGGCAAGAAGAGGTATAAATCCGATGATAAATGCACTATCAACATTAATGTTTTTAGCTGTATTAGGATTATTATTAATAATAAACTTTAGAACGACAAAAGATAAAAAAGAGAGAATATAA
- a CDS encoding ABC transporter substrate-binding protein, producing the protein MKRSFKSILAIILVILTGIATVGCGEEKTTLNVYNWGDYIDPEVLKDFEKETGIKVIYDRFDTNEDMYIKVKKGVNYDVLFPSDYMIDKMIKEDLLEKIDFNNVPNYKYIDERFKNLAFDPKNEYSVPYMWGTVGILYNKNMVKEPVDSWDILWDEKYKEQILMLNSQRDSLGVALKKLGYSMNSTNDKELEEAKQELVKQKPLVYSYVGDELKDMMINEEAAMSVVWSGDAGYTMTENSNLAYAIPKEGSNYWFDNIVIPKTVKHKKEAEMFIDFLCRPEVAKRNAEYIGYATPNTEAVKKLPKEVIENKALYPNGEDLNNLEVFIDLDDYVKNYERIWTEVVAE; encoded by the coding sequence ATGAAAAGAAGTTTTAAAAGTATTTTGGCAATAATATTAGTAATACTAACTGGAATAGCGACAGTAGGATGTGGAGAAGAAAAGACTACTTTAAATGTATATAACTGGGGAGACTATATAGACCCAGAAGTATTGAAAGACTTTGAAAAAGAAACAGGAATAAAAGTTATTTACGATAGATTTGATACAAATGAAGATATGTATATAAAAGTTAAAAAGGGTGTAAATTATGACGTGCTTTTTCCATCTGATTATATGATAGATAAAATGATTAAAGAAGATTTATTAGAGAAAATAGACTTTAATAATGTTCCAAATTATAAATATATAGATGAAAGATTTAAAAATCTAGCATTTGATCCTAAAAACGAATATTCAGTACCTTACATGTGGGGAACTGTAGGGATACTTTATAATAAAAATATGGTAAAAGAGCCTGTAGATAGTTGGGATATACTATGGGATGAAAAATATAAAGAGCAAATACTTATGTTAAACTCTCAAAGAGACTCTCTAGGAGTTGCTCTAAAAAAACTAGGATATTCAATGAATTCTACTAATGATAAAGAACTTGAAGAAGCAAAACAAGAACTTGTAAAGCAAAAGCCTTTAGTATATTCATATGTTGGAGATGAATTAAAAGACATGATGATAAATGAAGAAGCTGCTATGTCGGTAGTTTGGTCTGGTGATGCTGGGTATACTATGACAGAAAACTCAAACTTAGCCTATGCTATACCAAAAGAAGGTTCAAACTATTGGTTCGATAATATAGTAATACCTAAGACAGTAAAACATAAAAAAGAAGCGGAAATGTTCATTGACTTCTTATGTAGACCAGAGGTAGCAAAAAGAAATGCAGAATATATAGGATATGCAACTCCAAATACAGAAGCAGTTAAGAAACTACCTAAAGAAGTGATAGAAAATAAAGCGCTGTATCCAAATGGAGAAGACTTAAATAATCTAGAAGTGTTTATAGACTTAGATGATTATGTGAAAAATTATGAAAGAATCTGGACAGAAGTAGTTGCAGAATAA
- a CDS encoding adenine deaminase: MLNAKALKKTVDYREMIDVLMSDKVFADKVLNNGNVVNVLTRKTYKADIAIKGEYILLVGDCKELIGPETEVVDVSGKYISPGFIDSHMHFESSMLTITEFSRLSIPSGTTTLIGDPHEIGNVLGAIGMKAMADEASVVPNHVHLPVPALTPDCPALETAGVDVTSNDMDDLLNYPNVIGIGEFQGFSNAKHVYRNTPEIVSDLVASSVYASSIGKIVDGNAPELFGRELAAHIVACAGECSDHETTTKAEAMEKLDQGVYLFMREGSTQRNMAECIRAVTEEGYDSRRCILATDDMVASDLETKGHMDDIVQRTIKEGVDPIEAIQMATINAATYFGFKDRGVLAPAKLADIAVINDLNEMTIDSVYLGGKLVAKDGKLLIDLPKYTYPDSVKNSVKRGPVSLDEITIKSDKNRVTARCIECIPDENLTGGIEVELKVENGIVVGDLSKDVNPIVCIERHGRTKGNVGKTFVTGIGLKSGAIAESVSHDTHNIIATGSNHEDIVVAINRVIEMGGGLALAKDGKVIDELALPVGGLITDELDGHEVSAKISQLEKLAKEDLGVKIHGPFMHLSFLSLSTSPKWKITDKGLVDVNNFEILSPIVEK; encoded by the coding sequence ATGTTAAATGCTAAAGCTTTAAAGAAAACAGTAGATTATAGAGAAATGATAGATGTTCTTATGAGTGACAAGGTATTTGCAGATAAGGTACTCAACAATGGGAATGTAGTAAATGTACTAACTAGAAAAACATATAAAGCTGATATAGCCATAAAAGGAGAATACATACTCTTAGTAGGAGATTGTAAAGAACTTATAGGTCCGGAGACAGAAGTTGTTGATGTGTCTGGAAAATATATATCACCAGGATTTATAGATTCACATATGCATTTTGAAAGTAGTATGCTTACGATAACAGAGTTTTCAAGGTTATCTATACCATCAGGCACTACTACACTCATAGGAGATCCACATGAGATTGGAAATGTATTAGGGGCAATAGGAATGAAAGCTATGGCAGATGAGGCAAGCGTTGTTCCAAACCATGTTCATTTACCAGTACCAGCACTAACACCAGATTGTCCTGCACTTGAAACAGCGGGAGTAGATGTAACTTCAAATGATATGGATGATCTACTAAACTATCCAAATGTAATAGGTATTGGAGAGTTCCAAGGATTTAGTAATGCTAAACATGTATATAGAAATACTCCAGAAATAGTAAGTGACTTAGTAGCATCATCAGTATATGCTTCAAGTATAGGAAAAATAGTAGATGGTAATGCACCAGAATTGTTTGGAAGAGAATTAGCAGCTCATATAGTAGCTTGTGCTGGAGAGTGCTCTGATCATGAAACTACTACTAAAGCGGAAGCTATGGAAAAGTTAGATCAAGGTGTATATTTATTTATGAGAGAAGGTTCTACTCAAAGAAACATGGCGGAATGTATAAGAGCTGTAACAGAAGAAGGATATGACTCAAGAAGATGTATACTAGCAACAGATGATATGGTTGCATCGGACTTAGAAACAAAAGGACATATGGACGACATAGTACAAAGAACAATAAAAGAAGGTGTAGATCCTATAGAAGCTATACAAATGGCTACTATAAATGCAGCTACTTACTTTGGATTTAAAGATAGAGGAGTATTAGCACCAGCAAAGCTTGCAGATATAGCTGTAATAAATGACTTGAATGAAATGACAATAGATTCTGTTTATTTGGGAGGAAAACTAGTAGCTAAGGATGGTAAACTTCTTATAGATCTACCTAAATATACTTATCCAGACTCAGTTAAAAACTCTGTTAAGAGAGGCCCTGTGAGCTTGGATGAAATAACTATAAAGTCGGATAAGAATAGAGTAACAGCAAGATGTATAGAATGTATTCCTGACGAAAATTTAACTGGAGGAATAGAAGTAGAACTTAAAGTAGAGAACGGAATAGTTGTAGGAGATTTAAGCAAAGATGTAAATCCGATAGTATGTATAGAAAGACATGGTAGAACTAAAGGTAATGTAGGAAAAACATTTGTAACTGGGATAGGACTTAAATCAGGAGCTATTGCAGAATCAGTAAGTCACGATACTCATAATATAATAGCTACAGGATCTAATCATGAAGATATAGTTGTAGCAATAAATAGAGTTATAGAAATGGGTGGAGGACTCGCATTAGCTAAGGATGGAAAAGTAATAGATGAACTAGCATTACCAGTTGGAGGGCTTATAACAGATGAACTTGACGGACATGAAGTAAGTGCTAAGATATCTCAACTTGAAAAATTAGCTAAAGAAGACTTAGGAGTTAAAATACACGGGCCATTTATGCATCTATCATTCTTATCGTTGTCAACAAGTCCAAAGTGGAAAATTACTGATAAAGGATTAGTAGATGTAAATAACTTTGAAATATTATCTCCAATAGTAGAAAAGTAA
- a CDS encoding FtsW/RodA/SpoVE family cell cycle protein, whose amino-acid sequence MIGKLATRTPQGLLVIINTLALILLLFYKETVEQNLIISIVIFMIIMYASNFILHKVSDGDNYLFLITSMLSSIGIIMIYRINPARGIRQIFLFGISIAAFYITYFIFKKIKKWDRYIKFYIISSLLLYLSTLIFGTRTGGALNWLSIGGFVFQPLELTKILYIFFIASYYHHREEYIKKYGSKTTLIFMAIAYAYIGFLFLQRELGIALLFFLVFNALFYVYEEDRKLILINLVGAIFMAVIGYMFFSHVRLRVDIWINPWKDIADRGYQITQSLFAIASGGFFGTGIGLGHPEFIPEVHTDFIFSAICEEMGVFAGIAIIMLFMIIVYRGIKITLQQENKFYRIMSLGITATIGFQAFIILGGVVKMIPLTGITLPFISYGGSSLVSSFISLAILQVASEDIELEQEDEHEHRVQKNN is encoded by the coding sequence ATGATAGGAAAATTAGCAACAAGAACACCACAAGGTCTACTAGTAATAATCAATACATTAGCACTAATATTACTATTATTTTATAAGGAAACAGTAGAACAAAACTTAATAATATCTATAGTAATATTTATGATTATTATGTATGCATCTAATTTTATACTGCATAAAGTTTCAGATGGTGATAATTATCTTTTCTTGATAACATCAATGCTTTCAAGTATTGGTATTATAATGATATATAGAATAAATCCAGCTCGTGGAATTAGACAAATATTTTTATTTGGAATAAGTATAGCTGCATTTTATATTACTTATTTTATTTTTAAAAAGATAAAAAAATGGGATAGGTATATTAAATTCTATATAATATCTTCTTTGTTGTTATATTTAAGTACACTTATATTTGGAACACGAACAGGTGGAGCCCTTAACTGGTTATCTATTGGTGGCTTTGTTTTTCAACCATTAGAGCTTACTAAAATACTTTATATTTTCTTTATAGCATCTTACTATCATCATAGAGAAGAATATATTAAAAAGTATGGAAGTAAAACTACCCTGATCTTTATGGCTATAGCATATGCATATATAGGTTTTTTATTTTTACAGAGAGAATTAGGTATAGCGTTACTATTCTTTTTAGTATTTAATGCACTGTTTTATGTTTATGAAGAAGATAGAAAGCTAATTTTGATTAATTTAGTAGGGGCAATATTTATGGCGGTAATAGGCTATATGTTTTTTAGTCACGTTAGATTGAGAGTAGATATATGGATAAATCCTTGGAAAGATATAGCTGATAGAGGATATCAAATTACTCAATCATTATTTGCCATTGCATCAGGTGGATTTTTCGGGACAGGAATAGGTTTAGGACATCCAGAGTTTATACCAGAAGTTCATACTGACTTTATATTCTCAGCAATATGCGAAGAAATGGGTGTATTTGCGGGAATAGCTATAATCATGCTATTTATGATAATTGTATATAGAGGAATAAAAATAACTCTTCAACAAGAAAATAAATTTTATAGGATTATGTCACTGGGAATTACCGCTACTATAGGTTTTCAAGCGTTTATAATTTTAGGCGGAGTTGTAAAAATGATCCCATTAACAGGTATAACACTTCCATTTATAAGTTATGGGGGAAGTTCTTTAGTGTCAAGTTTCATCTCACTAGCAATACTGCAGGTGGCTTCTGAAGATATTGAATTAGAACAGGAGGATGAACATGAACATAGAGTCCAAAAGAATAATTAG
- a CDS encoding peptidoglycan D,D-transpeptidase FtsI family protein, with product MNIESKRIIRVLVLLSGLFISLIVYLSYFQLVKAEKVQEHSYNKRKWLGEEKIVRGTISDRNDTVLAYSQKEGDTQVRHYNYGSLYGHVIGYSYREYGKAGLESTYNEELLDLRDTNPIEELKDIIKSGKEKHGNNLVLTIDNRLQKKAYDLLGGKKGSIVLMNPKTGEIYAMASNPVFNPSSLREDWKNIVESEDGYLLNRSTMGLYAPGSIFKVITATAALENPGINTNYDCKGSVKINGYTLNDYDKTAHGRLDLEGALVKSCNVAFGQMGVQLGKEKLREVSEKYMLNKEIPFDLKVSNSVFSKKRMDDTELGVTAIGQGKTLVTPLNMAMVASAIANNGEMVKPILVKQVESPEGKILTENYTKTLSTVTTPEVSQQLKDMMVKVVSSGTGKNASIRNVKVAGKTGTAENETDKSHAWFIGFAPADDPELAISVVLENSGSTGGSAAAPIARDLFIEALNTLK from the coding sequence ATGAACATAGAGTCCAAAAGAATAATTAGAGTATTAGTTTTATTAAGTGGTTTGTTTATAAGTTTAATAGTATATTTAAGTTACTTTCAGCTAGTGAAAGCAGAAAAAGTACAGGAACATTCATACAATAAAAGAAAATGGCTAGGTGAAGAAAAGATAGTAAGAGGAACAATATCAGATAGAAATGATACAGTGTTAGCATATAGTCAGAAAGAGGGAGATACTCAAGTAAGACATTATAACTATGGTTCGTTGTATGGACATGTAATTGGATATAGTTATAGAGAATATGGAAAAGCTGGATTAGAGTCTACTTATAATGAAGAATTACTTGACTTAAGAGATACAAATCCAATAGAAGAATTAAAAGACATTATAAAAAGTGGTAAAGAAAAGCACGGAAACAATTTAGTCTTAACTATAGATAATAGACTACAAAAAAAAGCATATGATTTATTAGGTGGAAAAAAAGGTTCTATAGTTCTTATGAATCCTAAGACTGGAGAAATCTATGCTATGGCAAGTAATCCAGTATTTAATCCATCTAGTTTAAGAGAAGATTGGAAAAACATTGTAGAAAGTGAAGATGGATATCTTCTAAATAGATCAACTATGGGACTGTATGCCCCAGGATCTATATTTAAAGTTATAACTGCAACAGCAGCTTTAGAGAATCCAGGAATAAACACAAACTATGACTGTAAAGGATCTGTTAAAATAAATGGATATACGCTGAACGACTATGATAAGACAGCTCATGGTAGACTAGATTTAGAAGGTGCTTTAGTAAAATCATGTAATGTTGCGTTTGGACAGATGGGAGTTCAGTTAGGAAAAGAAAAACTAAGAGAAGTATCTGAAAAATATATGTTAAATAAAGAAATACCATTTGATCTAAAAGTGTCTAACTCAGTATTTTCAAAAAAGAGAATGGATGATACAGAATTGGGTGTGACAGCAATAGGACAAGGGAAAACATTAGTTACACCTCTAAATATGGCTATGGTTGCATCAGCAATAGCTAATAATGGAGAAATGGTTAAACCTATTTTAGTAAAGCAAGTTGAATCACCAGAAGGAAAAATATTAACAGAAAACTATACAAAAACACTTTCAACAGTTACTACACCTGAAGTATCTCAACAATTAAAAGATATGATGGTTAAGGTAGTAAGTAGTGGTACTGGTAAAAATGCTAGTATAAGAAATGTGAAAGTTGCAGGTAAGACTGGTACAGCTGAAAATGAAACAGATAAATCACATGCATGGTTTATAGGATTTGCTCCAGCAGATGATCCCGAGTTAGCTATTTCAGTTGTATTGGAGAATAGTGGCAGTACTGGAGGAAGTGCAGCAGCACCTATAGCTAGAGATCTCTTCATAGAAGCACTAAATACATTAAAATAG
- a CDS encoding cell wall hydrolase, whose translation MLSFSDRELFARVIQCEAGGEGETGMKAVATVIMNRVHVPDGEYQRVNQGSLRRVITQEGQFDCVRTTIRGVANPQTIWAMRPTDLHYQIADWALAGNKLWNIGRCLWYMNPFVPTCPPVFPYNGSGQFNSRIIQHCFYDPTELYSST comes from the coding sequence ATGTTGTCTTTTTCAGATAGGGAGTTATTTGCTAGAGTTATACAATGTGAAGCTGGAGGAGAAGGAGAAACTGGGATGAAGGCAGTAGCAACTGTAATAATGAACAGGGTACATGTACCAGATGGAGAATATCAAAGGGTTAACCAGGGGAGCTTAAGAAGAGTAATTACTCAAGAAGGACAATTTGACTGTGTTAGAACTACCATACGAGGAGTAGCTAACCCACAAACTATTTGGGCAATGCGTCCAACTGATTTACACTATCAGATAGCAGATTGGGCATTAGCTGGAAATAAGTTATGGAATATAGGAAGATGTTTATGGTATATGAATCCTTTTGTACCTACATGCCCACCAGTATTTCCGTATAATGGAAGTGGTCAGTTTAACTCAAGGATAATACAACATTGTTTTTATGATCCAACAGAACTATATAGTAGTACTTAA
- a CDS encoding LiaI-LiaF-like domain-containing protein: MKKNSLFLGVFFIFIGAFLLLNNLNLLNFSVWGAISDLWPLIFVVFGVHLISNKTSISLVTWIIFFAIIILYAIFKQHGGMVIQRNMFF, encoded by the coding sequence GTGAAGAAAAATAGCTTGTTTTTAGGTGTGTTTTTTATTTTTATAGGAGCTTTCTTACTATTAAATAATCTAAATCTTTTAAATTTTTCAGTATGGGGAGCTATTTCGGACTTATGGCCTTTAATCTTTGTAGTTTTCGGTGTACACTTAATATCTAATAAAACTTCTATAAGTTTAGTTACTTGGATAATTTTCTTTGCTATTATTATTCTATATGCTATATTCAAACAACATGGTGGTATGGTTATACAAAGAAATATGTTTTTCTAA